The DNA sequence atttgctctctccctttgtcacttagagagagagagagagagacttcacCGGACAATTTGCTCTCTCCCTTTGTAACATAtgaaataaactttttattgcctcctaataaactttattgcctcctaataaactttttattgccctccaataaatttttattgggagttaataaaagtctccggcgacctctttgGGAACTTCCGGCAACCTCCAGACCAGTGATCGGAGTCCCGCGTCCtattttattgccctccaataaactttatcccaataatacccaataaatattttattttcccccaataaactttatattttattgtccCCTAAAGTTTATTGAGAGTAATAAAGTCTTCGGCGACCTCTTTGGAAACCTTCGCCGACCTATGATAGGATTCTGGTGGCCGATCACCGAATTCTGATGGCCTGTCACTAGATTCCGTCTGCCGATCACTTGATTCCGACGGCCGGTGGCCAGATTCCGGCGAGGTCTTcaatgactttttaattatttaaagtGCAAACTTGTTTTTTTACATCTAAATTGGGTAAGTAAGCACACAAATattttagtggagtaagtgcgCATTTATTAGGTCCaattgggtaaatggtcaaAAACCCTTATTTTTTTAGGGGAATGAATAGATTTTCATTGCTTAAGCATCATTACATTCAATCTCTATCGTGGCCTCCACACTCGGAGGAATGATACTAAAGAATTCCATAGAATGCATAACTAGGTTAGCTTCTTGATCTAGAAAATGAGCAACAGAGTTAGCTATACCCACAAAGTGTATCTGAGCTGTCGCAGCTTGTTGGAGAAGAGATCGAAGGTCCTGAATGAGATCAGAGCACATGAAAACTATTAGTTAGGTTAAAACGACCCGAAAATAGTTTATACCAACGGATGATAAAGGAATTAGAATTAAGGTTCAATCTGAAAAGAATGTTGATTTGTACTGTTTCTTGGCATCTGGATTTTAGCAGTACCATGTGTGAAAATATTGGTGGGATAATTATTCTCATACTTGGTTAAATTGAGTTTGTTAATTTGGTTGTGGTTTAGTATCAAGAGAACTATAGATAATTGGTGATCATTGTGAACTTAGAAGCTTGGTAGCTTGGCCTTCTGTTAAGGATCAGCAAGAGAATTGCTTGGTTAATTAACATGTGAGCTAAAAGGGGAGTGCCAAAATCACACTATCTAAACGTTCATAGATTTTAGTATTGTCAGATTTAAACAACAACAAAGCAACAGAAAACAACATAAATTAAGAAGCTCGCGAGTACCTGATTTCACAGCGGAACGAGTTTTTATATGTCACAACTCATATCCTCATTAAACACATGATTTTCGATCTTCTGCAATTTTAAATGTAAGTTGAGAAATGAGATCAGGTCATTTCGCTATTGTGTCAACTATGGGATGAGTATGATGAGAATAAATACAAGTGGATTTTGACTTTAAACCAGGAATTAGCTCAAAATCAAGCGTGAGATGATAGCAACTAGCTAGGACGTTAAGAATAACAGGACGGAGCACCAAACCTTTTATTTTGATCATATTTGATCTTCTTTTCCGGTTCCCATGTACAAccttctaacaacacttacagaTATATATCATAATTTATGCTTACCAACAGCTAGTTAATCCCTTATCAGAGAATCTGGCACTATGTTTGTGGCCACTATTGGACTTCTCACTACATATTTTCCACCATCATCAATCCAACTAAGTGAGCCCTGAACCAAATCTTCTTTCAACAATTTTGGACCTACCATAGTCAGCTTGTACCTTAGCTTCTCATACTTCTTTGTGAACACCAACCTCTGTGGCTCCACCTTCAATTTCAAACCAGCCAAGGCTGTAAGATTCACAATGTAACTGGACTGTTCCTCTCCCACATTTGTTAGTGTCCTCTTGAACTCTTGCACAACTTTTGCATCCGAATTTGACCCGTTACTGTTAAAGTAAGCAATGAAAGACGGGTAATTAATATCAATGTTGAACCTATTGGCACATTTATAAATGGACCCTGTGATAATTTGTATCTGCTTTGCTGTGAATTTCATTGCACATAGAAGCTTTATGTAGTCATCTGCTGCTGCATCATAGACTAGTCCTGGATCAAGAGCCTTGTTGGGATTGATGTGTCCTGCTCCAATGGCTAAAGGGCTTGCAATGAGGTTTCCGTAAGTGTCTTTGATAGGGCTGTGAGTGTTGTCTAATGGATTCGCCGTGGTCATAAGAGCTGATCTAATAGCCGCAGGGCTCCAATCAGGATGCACAGATTTGATAAGCGCAGCCACACCGGCCACATGAGGCGCTGACATTGAAGTCCCTGTGTCAAGATTGAAGTTACTAAACAAAGGGCTTGACTGATCTTCAGATACTGAACTAGTTGGGGACCATGATGCCAAGATTAATGATCCAGGGGCTAAAATGTCTGGCTTCAGAATTGTTGGGCAGCTTGGAAATGGCCCTCTGGAACTGTAATCGTCAACCCTTGGTGCAGGTTTTGTACCAATGACTGTTTTCCTGAATTCCAAAATTGCTTTAGGATTACTACTTTGCTTAATATAGTCTACTACCAGTTTGCCATCTTGGTCACCAATAACTGCCGCTGGAAATATGTTTATGGTATCATAATCTGACAAGGTAGCATTGGATATGAAAACAACTCCTGAAACCTTTGCAGACTTTGCATTCTCAACTTGAACATCTATGCTCATGTTGTCTTTGCAAACAACAATCTTGCCTTTGAGTTTCTTCAGTTCCATCACACTTTGACAGCCATTAAAAACAAGTGGCAACTGAGTATCTCTAGAGAAGTTCCTTGGATACAAGGATGGGAAAGTGATTTTCATACCATTTCCCAAGGTTAAAATTCCTCCGAGCTGGCGATCGATAGTTCCTGCACCAACTATCACTGCCCATGGTGCTCCATTGACTAAGGTACCATAGCCAGGGCCATCATTTCCGGCTGCAACTGCAACAAAAATTCCCTTATTCATGGCTGCAAAAGTCGCTATTGCAATTATGTCATGATACAAATATTCATCCAAGCTATAACCCAAGGAAAGAGATAATATGTCCACCCCATCTTGAATTGATTGGTCTACGGCAGCAATAACATCAGATCCGGATATCTCCCCATACCAACCCACTTTGTACATTGCTATTCGAGCTCTTGGTGCCACGCCTACAGCTGTGCCAGTAGCATAGCCAAAATAGGATGCGCCCTTTACATAATTGCCAGCAGCAATAGAGGAAGTGTGTGTTCCATGTCCATTTGTATCGCGGGCTGACTTCATTGATATATTTAAGTCTGGATTCTCTGCAATAAAGCCTTTATAGTAAAACCGGGCCCCAATGAGTTTCTTGTTGCACAAGGAAGAGCTAAATTGGGTGCCGGATtcacattttcctttccatctAGAGGGGATTTGAGTCATTCCTTCATCATTGAAGCTCTCACTCTCGGGCCAAACTCCGGTGTCAATTACACCAATTGTGACATTCTCACCATAATTCGAAGCAGGCCAAGCGCCAAACAAGGGTGTTAGACCAAGGAACCGAGAAGAGCGGGTGGTGAGAAGTTTAAGGGGGCGATCACGAATATATGAAATGAAGCCAAGGGAGCTTTTGAGGGATTCAAGCTCAGAAAGTGTGAGAGTTGCACTGAAGCCTTGAATTGCATTAGTATAGGTATAAATGAGCTTTGTGGTAGTACTGGTAGTTGCCTCAGCGTTGACACCGTCTGATAGAGATGAAAGGGTTGCCAAATACCATTTGTGGTGATCAAAGAAGGCTTTGGGCATGGCTGAAGAATCCATGTGGACAATGTATGTGTGAGATTGTGCAGAAGCCATGATTGAGATTAGAATTGAGCATAGAACTAGCACAGCTAGAGTAGCCATTGATGAGAAATGGCTTCAAGTGTGTGAAACAATTCTGGCTAGCTACAATTATATCCACGGTTCAATTCCAACATCTCAAGGATGTGGATGGGACCACCAAAGCATAGTAGTCAGTAGTGGACCAAATAAGTGCTGGCTTtatcattttcctttttctatGATGATGGAATGACTCGAGTCCTCTCATTTCGGTCCCATTTCAAATAATGTTGATGAGCTCCAAACGACAGCAAACTTTTGAAAGGGATTTCTGAACCACTTTTTTATTAACTGATACAATAGGAACAGAAGAAGATGTTGTACTATCCTCAAATTGATAACCATCGCAAATAATTGAATAAATTTGATTCGTAGAAGTGCAGAACAAATGTATATAGCAGCTAGGTAAGTTACACAATGAATAATTCGGCTCCTTAAAAGCACGATACAGAACGTCTGAAATATTTTCAAGAAGAAGACATTGACAAGGACCAcaaatttgaagaaattcaTTGCAGAGAACAAATGTTATACAGCAGCTGCATACCAACCATGTTATGTGCTTACCTATAGTTTTACATGCTATATAGTAGTTTTACATGGTTTGTGCGTAATAAAAATGCAACTTTTATAGCAGAGTAATAACTCCACTTAGCTAAGTAATTTACATGCTATATTTTTACATTTGTGCGAAATTTACAAATGTTATATAGCAGCTACATACCAACCATTAGCAACTTCTCTGTTCATAATAAAAATGCTGAAGTTAGTGATGTGATTTTCAACTATTCGCGAGTGCGGATTCAACATTCATCTATAATTAGATACGTGCGTGGAAAGAATCACTCACAATTCATATTTCCCATCACTATTTCCTTTTGCTACTGTAGATGTAATTAAGTTGAGAAATGAGATTAGGCCATTAGCCCATTGTGTCAACTATGGTGATGAGTTTGATGAGAATGAATACAAGTCGATTTTGTcttgggtggttctagttggacacCGCCTCCATCTTTTTTAAATTGTTATTAGACTTTGTcaacttatatgaaaagacaaataagaataaagaaagaacaagaaaaagaaaaagaaaaagaaaaatattactcttaTTTTACCTCCCTCATTAATATAagttacctaaaataattaagtaaaaatagtTAATTTCTAAACATTATCCCTTCATTTAATATTTTGATACCAAAATAAATTCCAAACCATCTGCTttggaattttcttaaattaaatTCGTTGAATATTTTATTatagttattactaattaagatccAAGGTCAACTCCTATAATTAGAtttaattaataagaaaaactgaattaggagagaattcagtcgtactttcattgataataaaggtctctttatatagagaattacaaggcatagaatcagaattgtacaaggaaacgtAATATTACATTGTTTGGATATCTCTAAGGTTCTCCGATATTATTTCTAATtctaactctattaccactaggtcaag is a window from the Rosa chinensis cultivar Old Blush chromosome 2, RchiOBHm-V2, whole genome shotgun sequence genome containing:
- the LOC112186684 gene encoding subtilisin-like protease SBT1.9: MATLAVLVLCSILISIMASAQSHTYIVHMDSSAMPKAFFDHHKWYLATLSSLSDGVNAEATTSTTTKLIYTYTNAIQGFSATLTLSELESLKSSLGFISYIRDRPLKLLTTRSSRFLGLTPLFGAWPASNYGENVTIGVIDTGVWPESESFNDEGMTQIPSRWKGKCESGTQFSSSLCNKKLIGARFYYKGFIAENPDLNISMKSARDTNGHGTHTSSIAAGNYVKGASYFGYATGTAVGVAPRARIAMYKVGWYGEISGSDVIAAVDQSIQDGVDILSLSLGYSLDEYLYHDIIAIATFAAMNKGIFVAVAAGNDGPGYGTLVNGAPWAVIVGAGTIDRQLGGILTLGNGMKITFPSLYPRNFSRDTQLPLVFNGCQSVMELKKLKGKIVVCKDNMSIDVQVENAKSAKVSGVVFISNATLSDYDTINIFPAAVIGDQDGKLVVDYIKQSSNPKAILEFRKTVIGTKPAPRVDDYSSRGPFPSCPTILKPDILAPGSLILASWSPTSSVSEDQSSPLFSNFNLDTGTSMSAPHVAGVAALIKSVHPDWSPAAIRSALMTTANPLDNTHSPIKDTYGNLIASPLAIGAGHINPNKALDPGLVYDAAADDYIKLLCAMKFTAKQIQIITGSIYKCANRFNIDINYPSFIAYFNSNGSNSDAKVVQEFKRTLTNVGEEQSSYIVNLTALAGLKLKVEPQRLVFTKKYEKLRYKLTMVGPKLLKEDLVQGSLSWIDDGGKYVVRSPIVATNIVPDSLIRD